From Thermoleophilum album:
CACCGCACAGCGCGCAGTGTTCGAGCCCCCCGCAAGCGGCGAGCAGCGCGACAGGGTCGTTGGCTTTGCTCTGGTGGCGAGCGACGGCCGCGGCCACGACGCGCCGCTTGCGCTCGAGACCGGGAGCGTCCATTGCCGCTCCGCGACCGACGACCGCCTCCACGGGCGCAGCGAGCGCCAGCGCCGCTATCGCAGCCGACGTTGCGGTGTTGCCGATGCCGATCTCGCCAAGAGCGAGTGCCGCGCACCCACGGCCGAGCAGCTCGCGGGCGAGCCTGCGACCACACTCGATCGCCTCGTCTACCTCGGCGCTGGTTAGCGCGGCACCGGTGGTCATGTCGCGCGTGCCGCGCCGCACGTTGGTGTCCGTCACGCCGGGCGGGGTGGGCAACGCGAGTCCGATGTCGGCAACCAAAAGCTCGTGGTCGAGCGCCGCGGCGAGCGCGCCAACGGCGGTTGCGCGGCGGGCGGCGGCAGCAGCTACCTCGCTCGAAACCCGTTGCTCGAACAGCGAGGAGCCGTGGCGGACGTGGCCGTGGTCGCCGCAGGCCACGAGCACGCCCCACTTCGGCCGCTCGGGCGGTGGCGCGCCGGTGATCCCCGCCCAGCGCAAAGCGAGCTCCTCGAGACGGCCGAGACCGCCCGGGGGCTTCACGAGCTCGTCGAGAAGATCGCGCACCGCCGTTTGGGCAGCGCCGTCAGGCAGCTGTGGGGAGGTAGCCCTCCGCCCCGCCGCGTTCCCAGCGCCAGCGCCAACCGCCGCCGGCCTCGCTGCGGTCGGTCCCGGCCGCTGTTGGCGCATCGCTGCGCGCGCAGCCTCGCCGCGCTCGCGATCCCAGCGCTCCTCCATCACCACCACATCGAGCGGTAGGCGCTTGCCCCAGCCGGCGGCCTCTAGGCCGGGACGCGGGGGACGCTCGTCGGGCCAACCGACACACAGCCACGCGACGGGGTCGACACGCTCGGGAATCCCGAGCAACGCGCGCAGGTCCTCGTAGCGGTAGAAGCTCACCCAGCCGACCCCGAGCCCCTCGGCACGCGCCGTAAGCCACAGGTTTTGGATCGCGCAAGCCACCGACAGCTGGGCGGTCTCGGGGATCGTGCCGCGACCGAGCACCTCGCTCCCGGGCTCGCCGTTGTCGCAGCACACACAGATCCCGAGCGGTGCCTCGAC
This genomic window contains:
- the cobT gene encoding nicotinate-nucleotide--dimethylbenzimidazole phosphoribosyltransferase, with protein sequence MASEPAPKEHPRVARPRTPEGFDPSRPHERAADPAGWRLSEGVRAALAEVIAARRDIRRFRPDPVPDDVLGRLLAAAHRAPSVGLMQPWRLIVVRSLETRRAVRRIAQRERLRQAERFVGRGDEFLDQKIEGIVEAPLGICVCCDNGEPGSEVLGRGTIPETAQLSVACAIQNLWLTARAEGLGVGWVSFYRYEDLRALLGIPERVDPVAWLCVGWPDERPPRPGLEAAGWGKRLPLDVVVMEERWDRERGEAARAAMRQQRPGPTAARPAAVGAGAGNAAGRRATSPQLPDGAAQTAVRDLLDELVKPPGGLGRLEELALRWAGITGAPPPERPKWGVLVACGDHGHVRHGSSLFEQRVSSEVAAAAARRATAVGALAAALDHELLVADIGLALPTPPGVTDTNVRRGTRDMTTGAALTSAEVDEAIECGRRLARELLGRGCAALALGEIGIGNTATSAAIAALALAAPVEAVVGRGAAMDAPGLERKRRVVAAAVARHQSKANDPVALLAACGGLEHCALCGALLAAAEARVPVLLDGFSVGVAALVACSIDPAVWEVLIASHRSAEPGHGLVLRELGLEPLLELRLRAGEGAGAVLAARLVEATGAALARMATFAGAGVTRSLAAESAARSERVDVPHVPLAACSERHGASTERPVGAEQPAADQNAAPPPSDG